One Mycolicibacterium crocinum DNA window includes the following coding sequences:
- a CDS encoding TetR/AcrR family transcriptional regulator: MAGDWLSSRRAEVATDRILDAAGELFAGNDVSTVGMNDIARAAGCSRATLYRYFENREVLHRAYVHREAYRLYEQLTELIAGIPDPRERLLTGLTTSMTLVRESPALSSWFATADSPIGAEMAEQSEVIQALTSGFLLSLRPDDPEVVHRRARWLVRVLTSLLIFPGRDAEDERAILEEFVVPMVCPSESEDSNPR; encoded by the coding sequence ATGGCGGGCGACTGGCTGAGTTCGCGGCGCGCCGAGGTCGCCACCGACCGCATCCTCGATGCCGCCGGCGAACTGTTCGCAGGCAACGATGTGTCGACCGTCGGCATGAACGACATCGCCCGTGCCGCAGGGTGTTCCAGGGCCACGCTGTACCGGTACTTCGAAAACCGGGAGGTGCTGCACCGGGCGTACGTGCACCGGGAGGCCTACCGACTGTACGAGCAGCTGACCGAATTGATCGCCGGCATCCCCGATCCGCGGGAGCGGCTGCTGACCGGCCTCACCACCTCGATGACACTGGTACGCGAAAGCCCGGCGCTGTCATCGTGGTTCGCCACCGCCGACTCCCCTATCGGCGCGGAGATGGCCGAGCAGTCCGAAGTCATCCAGGCGCTGACCTCAGGCTTCCTGCTGTCGCTGCGGCCCGACGACCCGGAGGTGGTCCACCGCCGCGCCCGCTGGCTGGTTCGGGTGCTCACCTCATTGCTGATCTTCCCCGGCCGCGATGCCGAGGACGAGCGCGCGATCCTCGAAGAGTTCGTCGTTCCGATGGTGTGCCCCAGCGAGTCTGAAGACTCCAACCCTCGTTGA
- a CDS encoding uracil-DNA glycosylase, whose amino-acid sequence MTLLPHPRTGVLFDSPVPPGTGWPGDPAVPETPVAADAAQVAALADGANDIATVDALVSVCRACPRLVEWREEVAVTKRRSFAGEPYWGRPITGWGSARPKILVLGLAPAAQGGNRTGRVFTGDRSGDQLFAALYRAGLVNQATSVDAADGLSTKHIRVIAAVRCAPPANKPAPDERSTCEPWLTAEWRVIAPSVRVIVTLGGFGWQAALRLLADDLPALAKPKFGHGVVVDLPSGKHLLGCYHPSQQNMFTGRLTPAMLDDVFTDAARRAGLRR is encoded by the coding sequence GTGACTCTCCTTCCGCATCCGCGTACCGGGGTGTTGTTCGACTCGCCCGTCCCGCCCGGCACGGGCTGGCCCGGCGATCCCGCCGTGCCGGAAACCCCGGTGGCCGCTGACGCCGCCCAGGTGGCCGCTCTGGCCGACGGGGCAAACGACATCGCCACGGTGGATGCCCTGGTCAGCGTGTGCCGGGCGTGCCCGCGACTGGTCGAGTGGCGGGAAGAGGTGGCGGTGACCAAGCGTCGCTCGTTCGCCGGTGAACCGTACTGGGGCAGGCCGATCACCGGCTGGGGCTCGGCGCGGCCGAAGATCCTGGTGCTGGGACTGGCCCCGGCCGCCCAAGGCGGGAACCGGACCGGGCGGGTGTTCACCGGAGACCGCTCGGGCGATCAACTGTTCGCCGCCCTGTACCGCGCCGGACTGGTGAACCAGGCGACCAGCGTAGACGCGGCAGATGGCTTGTCCACCAAGCACATTCGGGTGATCGCTGCCGTGCGGTGCGCGCCGCCGGCCAACAAGCCCGCGCCCGACGAGCGGTCGACGTGTGAGCCGTGGCTGACCGCCGAGTGGCGAGTGATCGCCCCGTCGGTTCGGGTGATCGTCACCCTGGGCGGCTTCGGCTGGCAGGCAGCGCTGCGGCTGCTGGCCGACGACCTACCCGCGCTGGCCAAACCGAAGTTCGGCCACGGGGTCGTCGTCGACCTCCCGTCGGGCAAACACCTGCTGGGCTGCTACCACCCGAGCCAGCAGAATATGTTCACCGGGCGGCTCACCCCGGCGATGCTCGACGATGTCTTCACCGATGCAGCCAGGCGGGCGGGCCTGCGCCGGTGA
- a CDS encoding N-acyl-D-amino-acid deacylase family protein produces the protein MFDLKITGGTVVDGTGADRYLADVAIKDGKIVEVRRRGASDAPLEGEARETIDATGKVVAPGFVDIHTHYDGQVSWDSLLEPSSNHGVTTIVTGNCGVGFAPVRPGSEQWLIELMEGVEDIPGSALTEGMTWGWESYPEYLDVIGKGQYAVDVGSQVAHGSVRAYAMGQRGAKNEPATPDDIEAMARLVREAIEAGALGFSTSRTLGHRAMDGEPVPGTFAAEDELFGLGRAMAAGGQAVFELAPQGVAGEDIIAPKKELEWMQRLGAEIDRPISFGLIQVDAAPDLWREQMDISAAAHAAGSRLYPQIAARPFGMLFGFPGHHAFTHRPTFRKLKAELGREEFAHRLADPAVKAAILGEDDLPPDPNKLFDNMNILVQYALGRIYHLGDPPDYEPTDDRTVEKIAADRGEDPLATLYDLMLEADATNMLMLPFFNYSYGNCDAIHEMLTHPAGVVGLSDGGAHCGMICDASYPTFLLTHWARDRHRGAKLPLEHLIRKQTNDTAQLFGLGDRGVIQVGKKADVNVIDMDALRLHPPKMAYDLPAGGNRLVQGASGYTATIVSGTVTRRDGVDTGARPGRLVRGAR, from the coding sequence ATGTTCGACCTCAAGATCACCGGCGGGACCGTCGTCGACGGGACCGGAGCCGACCGCTACCTCGCCGACGTGGCGATCAAGGACGGGAAGATCGTCGAGGTGCGGCGCCGCGGGGCGTCGGACGCACCGCTCGAGGGTGAAGCGCGCGAAACCATCGACGCCACAGGCAAAGTCGTCGCACCCGGATTCGTCGACATCCACACCCACTACGACGGTCAGGTCAGCTGGGACAGCCTGCTGGAACCGTCGAGCAACCACGGCGTCACCACGATCGTCACCGGCAACTGCGGCGTGGGTTTCGCGCCCGTGCGGCCGGGCTCCGAGCAGTGGCTGATCGAGCTGATGGAGGGTGTCGAGGACATCCCGGGCAGCGCGCTCACCGAAGGCATGACCTGGGGCTGGGAGAGCTATCCCGAGTACCTCGACGTCATCGGCAAGGGACAGTACGCCGTCGACGTCGGCAGCCAGGTGGCGCACGGATCGGTGCGGGCGTATGCGATGGGCCAGCGCGGCGCCAAGAACGAGCCCGCGACCCCCGACGACATCGAGGCCATGGCCCGTCTGGTCCGTGAAGCCATCGAGGCCGGGGCGCTGGGCTTCTCGACGTCCCGCACGCTCGGTCACCGCGCCATGGACGGCGAACCCGTTCCGGGCACCTTCGCCGCCGAGGACGAGCTGTTCGGATTGGGCCGGGCGATGGCCGCGGGCGGTCAGGCCGTGTTCGAGCTGGCGCCGCAGGGCGTGGCGGGCGAGGACATCATCGCGCCGAAGAAGGAACTGGAGTGGATGCAGCGCCTCGGCGCGGAGATCGATCGGCCGATCTCGTTCGGGCTGATCCAGGTGGACGCCGCGCCCGACCTGTGGCGCGAGCAGATGGACATCTCCGCGGCCGCCCACGCCGCAGGCAGCCGGCTCTATCCGCAGATCGCGGCGCGACCGTTCGGTATGCTGTTCGGTTTCCCGGGCCATCACGCGTTCACCCACCGCCCGACGTTCCGAAAGCTGAAGGCGGAGTTGGGCCGTGAGGAATTCGCGCACCGGCTCGCTGACCCGGCGGTCAAGGCCGCGATCCTGGGCGAGGACGATCTGCCGCCCGACCCGAACAAGCTGTTCGACAACATGAACATCTTGGTCCAGTACGCGCTGGGAAGGATCTACCACCTCGGCGATCCGCCGGACTACGAGCCGACTGATGACCGCACCGTCGAGAAGATCGCCGCCGACCGTGGTGAGGATCCGCTGGCCACGCTGTACGACCTCATGCTCGAGGCCGACGCCACCAACATGCTGATGCTGCCGTTCTTCAACTACTCCTACGGCAACTGCGATGCCATCCACGAGATGCTGACCCACCCGGCCGGTGTCGTGGGCCTGTCCGACGGCGGCGCGCACTGTGGAATGATTTGCGACGCTTCATATCCCACGTTCCTGCTGACCCACTGGGCCCGCGACCGGCACCGTGGCGCCAAGCTGCCGCTGGAGCATCTGATCCGCAAGCAGACCAACGACACGGCGCAGCTGTTCGGTCTCGGTGACCGCGGCGTCATCCAGGTCGGCAAGAAGGCCGACGTCAACGTTATCGATATGGACGCGCTGCGGCTGCATCCGCCGAAAATGGCCTACGACCTGCCTGCCGGCGGAAATCGACTGGTGCAGGGTGCTTCCGGATACACCGCGACGATCGTCAGCGGCACGGTGACGCGGCGTGACGGTGTCGACACCGGCGCGCGGCCGGGCCGGCTGGTGCGCGGCGCCCGCTGA
- a CDS encoding epoxide hydrolase family protein, with protein sequence MTQSPVAYEIAVPQSDLDDLHRRLDSARFPAELPGSGWDYGTEQSFLKSFVDQWRHDYDWRATEAELNAVGSFVTTAAGQRVHFLHRRSTDGAAIPLALVHGWPGSIIEFLDALPLLYQRFHVVVISMPGYGFSGPTTERGIDTGRVAAAVAEVMTQLGYERFLAQGGDWGALVVRYLGEHYPDRAVAIHTNMLFASADGPDAMDGVTEEEVAAFIASAERMAEGTAYMEIQGTRPHSLGYGLEDSPVGLAGWILEKFHAWSDVRDGMPIRTSRLIDNLMMYWLTGTATSAARLYYEAAHAGTGALSPWSGRVDVPTAYAVYPRELVRIPKVWAHKHYHLVHYSIQDRGGHFAAFEQPQLFAADLLAYADVLDELGVFT encoded by the coding sequence ATGACCCAGTCCCCCGTTGCGTACGAGATCGCCGTCCCACAGTCAGATCTCGATGACCTGCACCGCCGCCTTGACTCTGCGCGCTTTCCCGCCGAGTTACCGGGCAGCGGCTGGGATTACGGGACAGAGCAGTCGTTCTTGAAGTCGTTCGTCGACCAGTGGCGCCATGACTATGACTGGCGCGCAACAGAAGCCGAGCTGAACGCCGTCGGGTCTTTCGTCACCACCGCCGCCGGACAACGCGTGCACTTCCTGCACCGTCGGTCCACCGACGGTGCCGCGATCCCGCTGGCGCTGGTGCACGGGTGGCCGGGGTCGATCATCGAATTCCTCGATGCGCTACCGCTGCTGTATCAGCGCTTCCACGTCGTGGTGATCTCGATGCCGGGCTACGGATTCTCGGGGCCCACCACCGAACGAGGTATCGACACCGGACGAGTGGCGGCGGCGGTCGCCGAGGTGATGACACAGCTCGGCTACGAGAGGTTCCTGGCCCAGGGCGGCGACTGGGGCGCATTGGTGGTGCGCTACCTCGGCGAGCACTACCCGGACCGCGCCGTGGCCATTCACACGAACATGCTGTTCGCGTCCGCTGACGGACCCGATGCCATGGACGGCGTCACCGAAGAGGAAGTCGCCGCCTTCATCGCGTCCGCGGAGCGGATGGCCGAGGGCACCGCGTACATGGAAATCCAAGGCACCCGGCCACATTCACTCGGCTACGGTCTCGAGGACTCGCCGGTCGGCCTGGCGGGATGGATCCTGGAGAAGTTCCACGCCTGGAGCGACGTCCGCGACGGCATGCCCATCCGCACCAGCCGGCTCATCGACAACCTGATGATGTACTGGTTGACCGGTACCGCGACCTCGGCCGCGCGACTGTACTACGAGGCGGCCCACGCCGGCACCGGAGCGCTGAGCCCATGGTCGGGCCGAGTCGACGTCCCCACCGCCTATGCGGTCTACCCCCGCGAGCTGGTGCGGATCCCAAAGGTATGGGCGCACAAGCACTATCACCTGGTGCACTACTCGATCCAGGACCGCGGGGGCCACTTCGCGGCGTTCGAACAGCCGCAGCTGTTCGCCGCCGACCTGCTGGCCTACGCCGACGTGCTCGACGAGTTGGGCGTTTTCACCTAA
- a CDS encoding aromatic ring-hydroxylating oxygenase subunit alpha, giving the protein MVTHTAHDVRREDAIGPPPASPTRVPAARYYSPEFARLENDQMWPRVWQVACTVDHVAEPGDYFEYRCGPYSVLIVRDDEGRLRAFQNVCRHRGNSLCTGAGSQLSELRCGYHGWTWDLAGALKRVPNRKGFGALHMNDFPLIGVRIDVWERLVFVNLDADAMPLSEYLEALPADIAWNRLGDFRCYATMTIEVDANWKTIADGYSETYHIQTLHPELHRCMDDVFAPQQIWGHTGKSEQYYGVPSPHLREPISDDDVWDAYVTTQGALMGVEEGTPFPGGASVPDVIAARTKDFAAGRGVDLSWATTEQVLLLHQYNVFPNMTLLTNADHLTVMTSHPGADPEHGELVMYLWTRMAPDAPRTTPIDVRMTADEAHPGLVLTQDISVLAGLQRGLRQPGFTHLTLSNEERRVINLHRNLERYLDLPEADRMTGGEPGGT; this is encoded by the coding sequence ATGGTGACGCACACGGCGCACGATGTTCGACGCGAAGACGCGATCGGCCCGCCTCCGGCCAGCCCGACGCGGGTGCCCGCCGCGCGCTATTACTCCCCCGAATTCGCCCGGCTCGAGAACGACCAGATGTGGCCGCGCGTCTGGCAGGTCGCCTGCACGGTCGACCACGTCGCCGAGCCCGGCGATTACTTCGAATACCGGTGCGGGCCCTACTCGGTGTTAATCGTCCGTGACGACGAGGGCCGGCTGCGCGCGTTTCAGAACGTCTGCCGGCACCGCGGCAACTCGCTCTGCACCGGCGCCGGCTCACAGCTGAGCGAGTTGCGCTGCGGCTATCACGGCTGGACCTGGGACCTCGCCGGCGCGTTGAAGCGGGTGCCCAACCGCAAGGGCTTCGGCGCGCTGCACATGAACGACTTCCCCCTCATCGGGGTGCGCATCGACGTCTGGGAACGATTGGTATTCGTCAATCTCGACGCCGACGCGATGCCGCTGAGCGAGTACCTGGAGGCGTTGCCTGCCGATATCGCCTGGAATCGGCTCGGTGACTTCCGCTGCTACGCCACGATGACGATCGAGGTCGACGCGAACTGGAAGACCATCGCCGACGGCTACAGCGAGACCTATCACATCCAGACGCTGCACCCCGAGCTGCATCGGTGCATGGATGATGTCTTTGCCCCACAACAGATCTGGGGTCACACCGGCAAGTCGGAGCAGTATTACGGCGTGCCGAGCCCGCACCTGCGGGAGCCGATCTCCGACGACGACGTGTGGGACGCGTACGTCACCACGCAGGGCGCATTGATGGGTGTCGAAGAGGGCACGCCGTTCCCGGGCGGCGCCTCGGTGCCCGACGTCATCGCCGCCCGCACCAAAGACTTCGCGGCCGGCCGCGGAGTCGACTTGAGCTGGGCAACCACCGAGCAGGTGCTACTGCTGCACCAGTACAACGTGTTCCCCAATATGACGTTGCTGACCAACGCCGACCACCTGACGGTCATGACGTCACACCCGGGTGCGGACCCCGAGCACGGCGAGCTCGTCATGTACCTGTGGACCCGGATGGCGCCCGACGCACCGCGCACCACACCGATCGACGTCCGCATGACGGCCGACGAAGCGCACCCGGGTTTGGTTCTGACCCAGGATATTTCGGTGCTCGCCGGCCTGCAGCGTGGACTGCGTCAGCCGGGCTTCACACATCTGACGCTGTCCAACGAGGAGCGGCGCGTGATCAACCTGCACCGCAACCTCGAGCGCTACCTGGACCTTCCGGAGGCAGATCGCATGACGGGAGGTGAGCCCGGTGGCACGTAA
- a CDS encoding FAD-binding oxidoreductase — translation MAVSAVAGLAAELPDGVVVTDPDILASYRHDRAADPAAGMPLAVVRPTRTEEVQTVLRWASENRIAVVPRGAGTGLSGGATAVDGGIVLSTEKMRDLTVDTVTRTAVVQPGLLNAEVKKAVAEHGLWYPPDPSSYEICSIGGNIATNAGGLCCVKYGVTTDYVLGLQVVLPDGTAVRLGGPRLKDVAGLSLTKLFVGSEGTLGVITEVTLRLLPPQPSACTVVATFDSVEAAAGAVVTITGRIRPSMLEFMDAVSINAVEDKLRMGLDRSAAAMMVAASDDRGPAGAEDAEYMARVFTEAGATECFSTSDPAEGEAFVAARRFAIPAVEAKGSLLLEDVGVPLPALAELVGGVAKIAADRDLTISVIAHAGDGNTHPLIVYDPADAEMAERAEKAFGEIMDLAVSLGGTITGEHGVGRLKKPWLAGQLGPEAMELNRRIKAALDPDGILNPGAVI, via the coding sequence ATGGCCGTGAGTGCAGTGGCCGGCCTGGCCGCCGAACTTCCCGACGGGGTCGTCGTCACCGACCCCGACATCCTGGCGTCGTACCGCCACGACCGCGCCGCCGACCCGGCCGCGGGAATGCCACTGGCCGTGGTGCGGCCCACCCGCACCGAAGAGGTACAGACGGTGTTGCGTTGGGCTTCCGAGAACCGCATCGCGGTGGTGCCGCGCGGCGCCGGCACCGGCCTGTCCGGTGGCGCGACAGCCGTCGACGGCGGCATCGTGCTGTCGACGGAGAAGATGCGCGACCTCACCGTCGACACCGTGACCCGCACCGCCGTCGTGCAGCCGGGTCTACTCAACGCCGAGGTGAAGAAAGCGGTCGCCGAGCACGGCCTGTGGTACCCGCCCGACCCGTCGTCGTACGAGATCTGCAGCATCGGCGGCAACATCGCCACCAACGCCGGCGGCCTGTGCTGCGTGAAGTACGGCGTGACAACTGATTACGTGCTCGGGCTGCAGGTGGTATTGCCCGACGGCACCGCGGTGCGGCTCGGCGGCCCGCGCCTCAAAGACGTGGCCGGGCTGTCGCTGACCAAACTGTTCGTGGGCAGCGAAGGCACCCTCGGGGTGATCACCGAGGTGACGTTGCGGCTGCTGCCGCCGCAGCCGTCGGCGTGCACGGTGGTGGCGACGTTCGATTCGGTGGAGGCCGCCGCCGGCGCGGTCGTGACAATCACCGGACGCATCCGGCCCTCGATGCTGGAGTTCATGGATGCGGTGTCCATCAACGCCGTTGAGGACAAGCTGCGAATGGGCCTGGACCGCTCGGCGGCGGCGATGATGGTGGCCGCCTCCGACGATCGCGGCCCGGCCGGCGCCGAGGACGCCGAGTACATGGCGCGGGTGTTCACTGAAGCTGGTGCGACCGAATGCTTTTCGACGTCCGACCCAGCCGAGGGCGAGGCATTCGTCGCGGCCCGCCGCTTCGCGATCCCCGCGGTGGAGGCCAAGGGGTCGCTGCTACTCGAGGATGTCGGAGTACCGCTGCCTGCGCTGGCAGAGCTGGTCGGCGGGGTCGCCAAGATAGCCGCCGACCGCGATCTGACGATCTCGGTGATCGCGCACGCCGGTGACGGCAATACTCATCCGCTGATCGTGTACGACCCCGCCGACGCCGAGATGGCCGAACGCGCGGAGAAGGCATTCGGCGAGATCATGGATCTCGCGGTATCGCTGGGCGGGACGATCACCGGCGAACACGGCGTCGGCCGCCTCAAGAAGCCATGGCTGGCAGGACAACTCGGCCCCGAGGCGATGGAACTCAATCGCCGGATCAAGGCCGCGCTGGATCCCGATGGGATTTTGAATCCGGGCGCGGTGATTTAG
- a CDS encoding cytochrome P450: MTAVVSHEAEARFELATAETWGNRWPMYRALRDHDPVHHVVPVNPDHDYWVLSRHADIFDAARDHETFSSAQGLTVNYNELELIGLQDNPPMVMQDPPVHTEFRRLVSRGFTPRQVEAVEPKVREFVVERIERLRANGGGDIVTELFKPLPSMVVAHYLGVPEQDRDQFDGWTEAIVAANTSAEGIGGALSTVTDALAGMMGYFTELIERRRVEPEDDTVSHLVAAGVGADGDIAGTLSVLAFTFTMVTGGNDTTTGMLGGSMPLLHQRPDQRQLLVDHPELIPDTVDELLRLTSPVQGLARTTTRDVELHGKTIPAGRKVLLLYGSANRDERQYGPDAGELDVNRRPRNILTFSHGAHHCLGAAAARMQARVTLTELLSRCPDFEIDEEGIVWAGGGYVRRPLSVPFRVRG; the protein is encoded by the coding sequence ATGACCGCTGTTGTGTCTCACGAGGCGGAAGCCCGTTTTGAACTCGCTACCGCCGAGACCTGGGGTAATCGCTGGCCGATGTACCGCGCGCTGCGCGACCACGATCCGGTGCACCACGTCGTGCCGGTGAATCCCGACCATGACTACTGGGTGCTGTCCCGGCACGCCGACATCTTCGACGCCGCCCGCGACCACGAGACCTTCTCCTCCGCCCAGGGCCTGACCGTCAACTACAACGAGCTGGAACTGATTGGGCTGCAAGATAATCCACCGATGGTGATGCAAGACCCGCCCGTGCACACCGAGTTTCGCAGGCTGGTGTCGCGCGGATTCACGCCACGACAGGTCGAAGCAGTCGAACCCAAGGTGCGCGAATTCGTCGTTGAGCGCATCGAACGGCTGCGCGCCAACGGTGGCGGCGACATCGTCACCGAGCTGTTCAAGCCGCTGCCGTCGATGGTCGTCGCGCACTACCTCGGCGTCCCCGAGCAGGACCGCGACCAGTTCGACGGCTGGACCGAGGCGATCGTCGCAGCCAATACCTCCGCCGAGGGAATCGGCGGAGCGCTCAGCACCGTCACCGATGCACTCGCCGGGATGATGGGCTACTTCACCGAACTGATCGAGCGCCGCAGGGTCGAGCCCGAAGACGACACCGTGTCGCACCTCGTGGCCGCCGGCGTCGGCGCCGACGGTGACATCGCCGGGACCCTATCCGTGCTGGCCTTCACCTTCACGATGGTCACCGGTGGCAACGACACCACGACCGGCATGCTCGGCGGCTCGATGCCACTGCTGCACCAGCGTCCCGACCAGCGACAGCTGCTCGTCGACCACCCCGAGCTGATCCCCGACACCGTCGACGAGCTGCTGCGGCTCACATCCCCGGTGCAGGGACTGGCCCGCACCACCACCCGCGATGTGGAACTGCACGGCAAGACGATCCCGGCCGGACGCAAGGTGCTGTTGCTGTACGGCTCGGCCAACCGCGACGAACGCCAATACGGCCCGGACGCCGGCGAACTCGACGTCAACCGCCGGCCGCGCAACATCCTGACGTTCAGCCACGGCGCCCACCACTGCCTCGGCGCGGCAGCCGCCCGCATGCAGGCGCGGGTGACGCTGACCGAATTGCTGTCCCGCTGCCCCGATTTCGAGATCGACGAGGAGGGCATCGTCTGGGCCGGCGGTGGTTATGTGCGACGGCCGCTGTCGGTGCCGTTCCGGGTGCGCGGCTGA
- a CDS encoding MFS transporter, whose translation MATTRVPALLILSSAFLAAGANGISMVAFPWLVLQRTGNAVDASIVAGAATLPLLFATLIAGTAVDFVGRRRVAMLSDLLSATAVAAIPVLAIASGADVLNTAVLAALAALGAFFDPAGMTARQSMLPEAAARAGWTLDHTNSVYEAVFNLAYITGPGIGGLLIAALGGVHAMWVTAALFGLAILTMAVLRLEGSGRPAREKLPESVVSGVVEGLKFVWRNRVLRTLGLIDLAVTGLYLPMESVLFPKYFTDRNEPAQLGWVLMALSIGGLIGALSWTVLSRFASKRATVLTAVLTFGIAVAVIAFLPPLPVILSSAAIVGLVYGPIGPIYNSVMQTRTPVQLRGRVVGVMTSMTYAAGPIGFTLAGPLVDGFGLKVTFLVLAVPILAIGLLCPWLPALRELDDDTPTMAPWP comes from the coding sequence GTGGCCACCACGCGCGTGCCCGCGCTGTTGATCCTGTCCTCGGCCTTCCTGGCCGCGGGCGCCAACGGCATCTCCATGGTCGCCTTCCCCTGGCTGGTGCTGCAACGCACCGGAAACGCAGTGGACGCCTCGATCGTCGCGGGTGCGGCGACCCTGCCTCTGCTGTTCGCCACCCTCATCGCCGGGACCGCCGTCGACTTCGTCGGCCGACGCCGGGTCGCGATGCTCTCCGACTTGCTGTCGGCCACCGCAGTCGCCGCCATCCCGGTATTGGCCATCGCGTCCGGTGCCGACGTTCTCAATACCGCCGTGCTCGCGGCGCTCGCCGCCCTGGGCGCGTTCTTCGATCCGGCCGGCATGACCGCGCGCCAATCGATGCTGCCCGAGGCAGCGGCTCGGGCGGGCTGGACCCTCGATCACACCAACAGCGTCTACGAGGCTGTCTTCAACCTGGCCTACATCACCGGCCCCGGCATCGGCGGTCTGCTCATCGCCGCACTCGGCGGCGTCCATGCGATGTGGGTGACCGCCGCGCTGTTCGGCCTGGCGATCCTCACGATGGCGGTGCTGCGCCTGGAGGGCAGCGGGCGTCCGGCGCGCGAAAAGCTGCCGGAGAGTGTGGTTTCCGGCGTCGTTGAGGGATTGAAGTTCGTGTGGCGCAATCGGGTACTGCGCACACTCGGCCTCATCGACCTCGCTGTCACGGGACTGTATCTGCCGATGGAAAGCGTGCTGTTCCCCAAGTACTTCACCGACCGCAACGAGCCGGCGCAGCTGGGCTGGGTGTTGATGGCGCTGTCGATCGGCGGGCTGATCGGGGCGCTGAGCTGGACGGTGCTGTCGAGGTTCGCCAGTAAGCGCGCGACCGTGCTGACGGCGGTGCTGACGTTCGGCATCGCGGTCGCGGTGATCGCGTTCCTGCCGCCGCTCCCGGTGATCCTGTCGTCCGCTGCGATCGTCGGTTTGGTGTACGGGCCGATCGGACCCATCTACAACTCGGTCATGCAGACCCGCACCCCCGTGCAGCTGCGCGGCCGGGTGGTCGGGGTGATGACGTCGATGACGTACGCCGCCGGTCCGATCGGCTTCACCCTGGCCGGCCCGCTGGTCGACGGGTTCGGCCTCAAAGTGACGTTCCTGGTGCTGGCGGTGCCCATCCTTGCGATCGGCCTGCTGTGCCCCTGGCTGCCCGCGCTGCGGGAACTGGACGACGACACGCCTACGATGGCGCCATGGCCGTGA
- a CDS encoding TetR/AcrR family transcriptional regulator, producing the protein MARNPDPVTADSILDAAATMIEHDGVDAFTMRGLADQLGVAVTSIYWHVGGKDKLLDSLVERLLGDMAALPADADDPADRIAELARAQRRALIDRQHLLGIAHERNRTPQLFLPVQQRLASELARLGVIGSEAALVLRAIEVHVISSAIMQFSAVRGPKHDEEDPTLWADDWPDRALVQALQAPTDYDAVFDYGLDALLATLPGSATDS; encoded by the coding sequence GTGGCACGTAACCCCGACCCGGTCACCGCGGATTCCATCCTCGACGCCGCGGCCACGATGATCGAGCACGACGGGGTGGACGCATTCACGATGCGCGGGCTCGCCGACCAACTCGGCGTGGCGGTCACCTCGATCTACTGGCACGTCGGCGGCAAGGACAAGCTACTCGACAGCCTGGTCGAACGACTGCTCGGTGATATGGCGGCATTGCCCGCCGATGCCGACGACCCCGCCGACCGCATCGCCGAGCTCGCCCGCGCGCAGCGCCGCGCACTCATCGACCGCCAGCATCTGCTCGGCATCGCCCACGAACGCAACCGGACCCCACAGCTTTTCCTGCCGGTGCAGCAGCGCCTGGCCTCCGAACTCGCCCGGCTCGGCGTCATCGGGTCCGAGGCCGCCCTGGTGCTGCGGGCCATCGAAGTCCACGTGATTTCGTCAGCGATCATGCAGTTCTCAGCGGTGCGCGGCCCCAAACACGACGAGGAAGACCCGACGCTCTGGGCCGACGACTGGCCGGACCGTGCGCTGGTTCAGGCCCTGCAAGCGCCCACCGACTACGACGCCGTGTTCGACTACGGCCTCGATGCGCTGCTGGCGACGTTGCCTGGGAGTGCCACGGACTCGTAG